One genomic segment of Sparus aurata chromosome 24, fSpaAur1.1, whole genome shotgun sequence includes these proteins:
- the abi3bpb gene encoding ABI family, member 3 (NESH) binding protein b isoform X16 yields the protein MAGITLLLRVLVLLLGGTILLDGIPAQRIRVRRQNMKVRINATGDTIVMKFVRPSPDVKLEGYILGYGSSMFSKQFIQLPENGQPYETEMDAEPKYLVAVQPIPVNDVKKHCTGKVNLEKPLHLVIGSVSPTAVLLSWGNYLKTPYEGDVMNECLEDGFYTIRYRERNRKWIYQTCPTSDTVIDNLKPNTPYEFGVRSNKDDRGGMWSKPVIHNTNMGNKNAQKPYKLRNPLAKPLKPLGPHALFPPRLVNGQHHRGLSPPKPALWSRPRLVNNSLLEDKKSAFPDVFGRSSPTTRERFYGSPARPSITLNKKTNLVGKPGETDKVNNFKLTDKLPILKPKVLPATAKPTKQERKQTTTTASPTPASRQETWEASELFKSQPTSDLDALGKKRYVAPHVVYQTGKKPDEPCSITSSLNYFPEDEPGEANVTAPPRSPPSNLTVVTVEGCPSFVILDWEKTDNDTTEYEVISTAKGPDGEQVSILTTNQTHTAVENLKPESSYEFKVKPKNELGEGPLSEPVSFNTESADPRVSENVSGKDAIWTQFPFKTDSYSDCHGKQYVKRTWYRKFVGVQLCNSLRYKIYLSDSLNGKFHNIGDQTGFGEDHCQFVDSFLDGRTGKQLRADQLPSRPGFYRAVRQEPVHFGQIGGHSHVSYVSWYECGTPIPGKW from the exons ATGGCGGGCatcactctcctcctccgaGTCCTCGTGCTGCTGCTCGGAGGGACCATTCTGCTCGACGGCATCCCGGCACAGAGGATCCGAG taCGACGTCAGAACATGAAGGTTCGGATCAACGCCACCGGCGACACCATCGTGATGAAGTTTGTGCGTCCGAGTCCGGACGTGAAGCTGGAGGGTTACATCCTGGGCTACGGCAGCAGCATGTTCTCCAAACAGTTCATCCAGCTGCCCGAGAACGGACAGCCGTACGAGACCGAGATGG ACGCTGAGCCCAAGTACCTGGTGGCCGTCCAGCCGATCCCCGTCAACGACGTGAAGAAGCACTGCACAG GGAAGGTGAACCTGGAGAAGCCGCTGCACCTGGTGATCGGCTCCGTCAGCCCCACCGCCGTGCTGCTGTCCTGGGGAAACTACCTGAAGACGCCCTACGAGGGCGACGTCATGAACGAGTGCCTGGAGGACGG GTTCTACACCATCCGCTACAgggagaggaacaggaagtggatcTATCAGACCTGCCCGACCAGCGACACCGTCATCGACAACCTCAAACCCAACACGCCCTACGAGTTCGGCGTCCGGTCCAACAAGGACGACCGCGGCGGCATGTGGAGCAAACCAGTCATCCACAACACCAACATGGGCA ATAAGAACGCACAGAAGCCGTACAAGCTGCGTAATCCTCTCGCCAAGCCGCTG AAGCCTCTGGGCCCTCACGCTCTGTTCCCTCCTCGTCTCG TAAACGGACAGCACCACCGGGGCCTCTCCCCACCTAAACCCGCCTTATGGTCCCGACCTCGACTGG TGAACAACTCGTTACTGGAGGACAAGAAGTCTGCATTCCCTGATGTGTTCGGCCGATCGAGTCCCACCACCAGAGAGCGGTTTTATG GGTCCCCGGCTCGTCCATCCATAACCctcaacaagaaaacaaacttgGTGGGGAAACCCGGAGAAACAG ACAAAGTAAACAACTTTAAGCTGACCGACAAGCTGCCGATCCTGAAACCAAAAGTCCTTCCAGCGACCGCCAAGCCGACCAAACAGGAGCGGAAACAGACCACAACAACGGCCTCGCCAACACCCG ccAGTCGTCAGGAGACCTGGGAGGCCTCTGAGCTCTTCAAGTCTCAGCCGACCTCGGACCTGGACGCCTTGGGAAAGAAACGTTATGTTG CGCCTCACGTTGTCTACCAGACGGGCAAGAAGCCAGACGAGCCGTGTtccatcacctcctccctcaactACTTCCCCGAAGATGAACCCGGCGAGGCAAACGTGACGGCGCCACCCAGGTCTCCGCCCTCCAACCTCACTGTGGTGACGGTGGAGGGATGCCCATCCTTCGTCATCCTGGACTGGGAGAAGACGGATAATGACACCACCG AGTACGAAGTCATCTCCACTGCTAAAGGACCTGACGGCGAGCAGGTTTCCATCCTGACGACCAACCAGACTCACACCGCCGTGGAGAACCTCAAACCTGAGAGCAG tTACGAGTTCAAGGTGAAGCCGAAGAACGAGCTGGGTGAGGGTCCTCTCAGCGAGCCGGTGTCCTTCAACACAGAGTCCG CCGACCCGCGGGTGAGCGAGAACGTCTCAG GAAAAGACGCCATCTGGACTCAGTTCCCCTTCAAGACGGACTCGTACTCCGACTGCCACGGCAAACAGTACGTGAAGAGGACCTGGTACCGCAAGTTTGTCGGCGTCCAGCTGTGCAACTCGCTCAGGTACAAGATCTACCTGAGCGACTCGCTCAACG GTAAATTCCACAACATTGGCGATCAGACCGGCTTCGGTGAGGATCACTGTCAGTTCGTCGATTCGTTCCTGGATGGAAGAACCGGCAAGCAGCTGAGAGCCGACCAGCTGCCGTCCAGACCCG GTTTCTACCGAGCCGTCCGTCAGGAGCCCGTCCACTTCGGCCAGATCGGAGGACACTCCCACGTCAGCTACGTCTCATGGTACGAGTGCGGGACGCCCATCCCCGGCAAATGGTGA
- the abi3bpb gene encoding ABI family, member 3 (NESH) binding protein b isoform X13, which produces MAGITLLLRVLVLLLGGTILLDGIPAQRIRVRRQNMKVRINATGDTIVMKFVRPSPDVKLEGYILGYGSSMFSKQFIQLPENGQPYETEMDAEPKYLVAVQPIPVNDVKKHCTGKVNLEKPLHLVIGSVSPTAVLLSWGNYLKTPYEGDVMNECLEDGFYTIRYRERNRKWIYQTCPTSDTVIDNLKPNTPYEFGVRSNKDDRGGMWSKPVIHNTNMGNKNAQKPYKLRNPLAKPLKPLGPHALFPPRLALHNRTRGSLLKNPAFPGAPRTSFAPPESQQETLPLPGSAEPKWPHESLVNNSLLEDKKSAFPDVFGRSSPTTRERFYGSPARPSITLNKKTNLVGKPGETDKVNNFKLTDKLPILKPKVLPATAKPTKQERKQTTTTASPTPASRQETWEASELFKSQPTSDLDALGKKRYVAPHVVYQTGKKPDEPCSITSSLNYFPEDEPGEANVTAPPRSPPSNLTVVTVEGCPSFVILDWEKTDNDTTEYEVISTAKGPDGEQVSILTTNQTHTAVENLKPESSYEFKVKPKNELGEGPLSEPVSFNTESADPRVSENVSGKDAIWTQFPFKTDSYSDCHGKQYVKRTWYRKFVGVQLCNSLRYKIYLSDSLNGKFHNIGDQTGFGEDHCQFVDSFLDGRTGKQLRADQLPSRPGFYRAVRQEPVHFGQIGGHSHVSYVSWYECGTPIPGKW; this is translated from the exons ATGGCGGGCatcactctcctcctccgaGTCCTCGTGCTGCTGCTCGGAGGGACCATTCTGCTCGACGGCATCCCGGCACAGAGGATCCGAG taCGACGTCAGAACATGAAGGTTCGGATCAACGCCACCGGCGACACCATCGTGATGAAGTTTGTGCGTCCGAGTCCGGACGTGAAGCTGGAGGGTTACATCCTGGGCTACGGCAGCAGCATGTTCTCCAAACAGTTCATCCAGCTGCCCGAGAACGGACAGCCGTACGAGACCGAGATGG ACGCTGAGCCCAAGTACCTGGTGGCCGTCCAGCCGATCCCCGTCAACGACGTGAAGAAGCACTGCACAG GGAAGGTGAACCTGGAGAAGCCGCTGCACCTGGTGATCGGCTCCGTCAGCCCCACCGCCGTGCTGCTGTCCTGGGGAAACTACCTGAAGACGCCCTACGAGGGCGACGTCATGAACGAGTGCCTGGAGGACGG GTTCTACACCATCCGCTACAgggagaggaacaggaagtggatcTATCAGACCTGCCCGACCAGCGACACCGTCATCGACAACCTCAAACCCAACACGCCCTACGAGTTCGGCGTCCGGTCCAACAAGGACGACCGCGGCGGCATGTGGAGCAAACCAGTCATCCACAACACCAACATGGGCA ATAAGAACGCACAGAAGCCGTACAAGCTGCGTAATCCTCTCGCCAAGCCGCTG AAGCCTCTGGGCCCTCACGCTCTGTTCCCTCCTCGTCTCG CTCTGCACAACAGGACTCGAGGTTCTCTGCTCAAAAACCCGGCTTTCCCCGGAGCTCCTCGCACTTCCTTCG CGCCGCCTGAGAGCCAGCAGGAAACGTTACCTCTGCCCGGCTCCGCTGAGCCCAAATGGCCTCACGAGTCACTCG TGAACAACTCGTTACTGGAGGACAAGAAGTCTGCATTCCCTGATGTGTTCGGCCGATCGAGTCCCACCACCAGAGAGCGGTTTTATG GGTCCCCGGCTCGTCCATCCATAACCctcaacaagaaaacaaacttgGTGGGGAAACCCGGAGAAACAG ACAAAGTAAACAACTTTAAGCTGACCGACAAGCTGCCGATCCTGAAACCAAAAGTCCTTCCAGCGACCGCCAAGCCGACCAAACAGGAGCGGAAACAGACCACAACAACGGCCTCGCCAACACCCG ccAGTCGTCAGGAGACCTGGGAGGCCTCTGAGCTCTTCAAGTCTCAGCCGACCTCGGACCTGGACGCCTTGGGAAAGAAACGTTATGTTG CGCCTCACGTTGTCTACCAGACGGGCAAGAAGCCAGACGAGCCGTGTtccatcacctcctccctcaactACTTCCCCGAAGATGAACCCGGCGAGGCAAACGTGACGGCGCCACCCAGGTCTCCGCCCTCCAACCTCACTGTGGTGACGGTGGAGGGATGCCCATCCTTCGTCATCCTGGACTGGGAGAAGACGGATAATGACACCACCG AGTACGAAGTCATCTCCACTGCTAAAGGACCTGACGGCGAGCAGGTTTCCATCCTGACGACCAACCAGACTCACACCGCCGTGGAGAACCTCAAACCTGAGAGCAG tTACGAGTTCAAGGTGAAGCCGAAGAACGAGCTGGGTGAGGGTCCTCTCAGCGAGCCGGTGTCCTTCAACACAGAGTCCG CCGACCCGCGGGTGAGCGAGAACGTCTCAG GAAAAGACGCCATCTGGACTCAGTTCCCCTTCAAGACGGACTCGTACTCCGACTGCCACGGCAAACAGTACGTGAAGAGGACCTGGTACCGCAAGTTTGTCGGCGTCCAGCTGTGCAACTCGCTCAGGTACAAGATCTACCTGAGCGACTCGCTCAACG GTAAATTCCACAACATTGGCGATCAGACCGGCTTCGGTGAGGATCACTGTCAGTTCGTCGATTCGTTCCTGGATGGAAGAACCGGCAAGCAGCTGAGAGCCGACCAGCTGCCGTCCAGACCCG GTTTCTACCGAGCCGTCCGTCAGGAGCCCGTCCACTTCGGCCAGATCGGAGGACACTCCCACGTCAGCTACGTCTCATGGTACGAGTGCGGGACGCCCATCCCCGGCAAATGGTGA
- the abi3bpb gene encoding ABI family, member 3 (NESH) binding protein b isoform X12 has protein sequence MAGITLLLRVLVLLLGGTILLDGIPAQRIRVRRQNMKVRINATGDTIVMKFVRPSPDVKLEGYILGYGSSMFSKQFIQLPENGQPYETEMDAEPKYLVAVQPIPVNDVKKHCTGKVNLEKPLHLVIGSVSPTAVLLSWGNYLKTPYEGDVMNECLEDGFYTIRYRERNRKWIYQTCPTSDTVIDNLKPNTPYEFGVRSNKDDRGGMWSKPVIHNTNMGNKNAQKPYKLRNPLAKPLKPLGPHALFPPRLALHNRTRGSLLKNPAFPGAPRTSFAPPESQQETLPLPGSAEPKWPHESLVNGQHHRGLSPPKPALWSRPRLVNNSLLEDKKSAFPDVFGRSSPTTRERFYGSPARPSITLNKKTNLVGKPGETDKVNNFKLTDKLPILKPKVLPATAKPTKQERKQTTTTASPTPASRQETWEASELFKSQPTSDLDALGKKRYVAPHVVYQTGKKPDEPCSITSSLNYFPEDEPGEANVTAPPRSPPSNLTVVTVEGCPSFVILDWEKTDNDTTEYEVISTAKGPDGEQVSILTTNQTHTAVENLKPESSYEFKVKPKNELGEGPLSEPVSFNTESADPRVSENVSGKDAIWTQFPFKTDSYSDCHGKQYVKRTWYRKFVGVQLCNSLRYKIYLSDSLNGKFHNIGDQTGFGEDHCQFVDSFLDGRTGKQLRADQLPSRPGFYRAVRQEPVHFGQIGGHSHVSYVSWYECGTPIPGKW, from the exons ATGGCGGGCatcactctcctcctccgaGTCCTCGTGCTGCTGCTCGGAGGGACCATTCTGCTCGACGGCATCCCGGCACAGAGGATCCGAG taCGACGTCAGAACATGAAGGTTCGGATCAACGCCACCGGCGACACCATCGTGATGAAGTTTGTGCGTCCGAGTCCGGACGTGAAGCTGGAGGGTTACATCCTGGGCTACGGCAGCAGCATGTTCTCCAAACAGTTCATCCAGCTGCCCGAGAACGGACAGCCGTACGAGACCGAGATGG ACGCTGAGCCCAAGTACCTGGTGGCCGTCCAGCCGATCCCCGTCAACGACGTGAAGAAGCACTGCACAG GGAAGGTGAACCTGGAGAAGCCGCTGCACCTGGTGATCGGCTCCGTCAGCCCCACCGCCGTGCTGCTGTCCTGGGGAAACTACCTGAAGACGCCCTACGAGGGCGACGTCATGAACGAGTGCCTGGAGGACGG GTTCTACACCATCCGCTACAgggagaggaacaggaagtggatcTATCAGACCTGCCCGACCAGCGACACCGTCATCGACAACCTCAAACCCAACACGCCCTACGAGTTCGGCGTCCGGTCCAACAAGGACGACCGCGGCGGCATGTGGAGCAAACCAGTCATCCACAACACCAACATGGGCA ATAAGAACGCACAGAAGCCGTACAAGCTGCGTAATCCTCTCGCCAAGCCGCTG AAGCCTCTGGGCCCTCACGCTCTGTTCCCTCCTCGTCTCG CTCTGCACAACAGGACTCGAGGTTCTCTGCTCAAAAACCCGGCTTTCCCCGGAGCTCCTCGCACTTCCTTCG CGCCGCCTGAGAGCCAGCAGGAAACGTTACCTCTGCCCGGCTCCGCTGAGCCCAAATGGCCTCACGAGTCACTCG TAAACGGACAGCACCACCGGGGCCTCTCCCCACCTAAACCCGCCTTATGGTCCCGACCTCGACTGG TGAACAACTCGTTACTGGAGGACAAGAAGTCTGCATTCCCTGATGTGTTCGGCCGATCGAGTCCCACCACCAGAGAGCGGTTTTATG GGTCCCCGGCTCGTCCATCCATAACCctcaacaagaaaacaaacttgGTGGGGAAACCCGGAGAAACAG ACAAAGTAAACAACTTTAAGCTGACCGACAAGCTGCCGATCCTGAAACCAAAAGTCCTTCCAGCGACCGCCAAGCCGACCAAACAGGAGCGGAAACAGACCACAACAACGGCCTCGCCAACACCCG ccAGTCGTCAGGAGACCTGGGAGGCCTCTGAGCTCTTCAAGTCTCAGCCGACCTCGGACCTGGACGCCTTGGGAAAGAAACGTTATGTTG CGCCTCACGTTGTCTACCAGACGGGCAAGAAGCCAGACGAGCCGTGTtccatcacctcctccctcaactACTTCCCCGAAGATGAACCCGGCGAGGCAAACGTGACGGCGCCACCCAGGTCTCCGCCCTCCAACCTCACTGTGGTGACGGTGGAGGGATGCCCATCCTTCGTCATCCTGGACTGGGAGAAGACGGATAATGACACCACCG AGTACGAAGTCATCTCCACTGCTAAAGGACCTGACGGCGAGCAGGTTTCCATCCTGACGACCAACCAGACTCACACCGCCGTGGAGAACCTCAAACCTGAGAGCAG tTACGAGTTCAAGGTGAAGCCGAAGAACGAGCTGGGTGAGGGTCCTCTCAGCGAGCCGGTGTCCTTCAACACAGAGTCCG CCGACCCGCGGGTGAGCGAGAACGTCTCAG GAAAAGACGCCATCTGGACTCAGTTCCCCTTCAAGACGGACTCGTACTCCGACTGCCACGGCAAACAGTACGTGAAGAGGACCTGGTACCGCAAGTTTGTCGGCGTCCAGCTGTGCAACTCGCTCAGGTACAAGATCTACCTGAGCGACTCGCTCAACG GTAAATTCCACAACATTGGCGATCAGACCGGCTTCGGTGAGGATCACTGTCAGTTCGTCGATTCGTTCCTGGATGGAAGAACCGGCAAGCAGCTGAGAGCCGACCAGCTGCCGTCCAGACCCG GTTTCTACCGAGCCGTCCGTCAGGAGCCCGTCCACTTCGGCCAGATCGGAGGACACTCCCACGTCAGCTACGTCTCATGGTACGAGTGCGGGACGCCCATCCCCGGCAAATGGTGA
- the abi3bpb gene encoding ABI family, member 3 (NESH) binding protein b isoform X11, with protein MAGITLLLRVLVLLLGGTILLDGIPAQRIRVRRQNMKVRINATGDTIVMKFVRPSPDVKLEGYILGYGSSMFSKQFIQLPENGQPYETEMDAEPKYLVAVQPIPVNDVKKHCTGKVNLEKPLHLVIGSVSPTAVLLSWGNYLKTPYEGDVMNECLEDGFYTIRYRERNRKWIYQTCPTSDTVIDNLKPNTPYEFGVRSNKDDRGGMWSKPVIHNTNMGNKNAQKPYKLRNPLAKPLKPLGPHALFPPRLALHNRTRGSLLKNPAFPGAPRTSFAPPESQQETLPLPGSAEPKWPHESLDKGNTLRNDSNRAVDRRPALPQLLPTKAPPATATSTASPLLKLLSNADSHQGQTTKAPTKAPEKPHNPAGSPARPSITLNKKTNLVGKPGETDKVNNFKLTDKLPILKPKVLPATAKPTKQERKQTTTTASPTPASRQETWEASELFKSQPTSDLDALGKKRYVAPHVVYQTGKKPDEPCSITSSLNYFPEDEPGEANVTAPPRSPPSNLTVVTVEGCPSFVILDWEKTDNDTTEYEVISTAKGPDGEQVSILTTNQTHTAVENLKPESSYEFKVKPKNELGEGPLSEPVSFNTESADPRVSENVSGKDAIWTQFPFKTDSYSDCHGKQYVKRTWYRKFVGVQLCNSLRYKIYLSDSLNGKFHNIGDQTGFGEDHCQFVDSFLDGRTGKQLRADQLPSRPGFYRAVRQEPVHFGQIGGHSHVSYVSWYECGTPIPGKW; from the exons ATGGCGGGCatcactctcctcctccgaGTCCTCGTGCTGCTGCTCGGAGGGACCATTCTGCTCGACGGCATCCCGGCACAGAGGATCCGAG taCGACGTCAGAACATGAAGGTTCGGATCAACGCCACCGGCGACACCATCGTGATGAAGTTTGTGCGTCCGAGTCCGGACGTGAAGCTGGAGGGTTACATCCTGGGCTACGGCAGCAGCATGTTCTCCAAACAGTTCATCCAGCTGCCCGAGAACGGACAGCCGTACGAGACCGAGATGG ACGCTGAGCCCAAGTACCTGGTGGCCGTCCAGCCGATCCCCGTCAACGACGTGAAGAAGCACTGCACAG GGAAGGTGAACCTGGAGAAGCCGCTGCACCTGGTGATCGGCTCCGTCAGCCCCACCGCCGTGCTGCTGTCCTGGGGAAACTACCTGAAGACGCCCTACGAGGGCGACGTCATGAACGAGTGCCTGGAGGACGG GTTCTACACCATCCGCTACAgggagaggaacaggaagtggatcTATCAGACCTGCCCGACCAGCGACACCGTCATCGACAACCTCAAACCCAACACGCCCTACGAGTTCGGCGTCCGGTCCAACAAGGACGACCGCGGCGGCATGTGGAGCAAACCAGTCATCCACAACACCAACATGGGCA ATAAGAACGCACAGAAGCCGTACAAGCTGCGTAATCCTCTCGCCAAGCCGCTG AAGCCTCTGGGCCCTCACGCTCTGTTCCCTCCTCGTCTCG CTCTGCACAACAGGACTCGAGGTTCTCTGCTCAAAAACCCGGCTTTCCCCGGAGCTCCTCGCACTTCCTTCG CGCCGCCTGAGAGCCAGCAGGAAACGTTACCTCTGCCCGGCTCCGCTGAGCCCAAATGGCCTCACGAGTCACTCG acaaaggaaacactctTAGAAACGACTCCAACAGAGCGGTGGATCGTCGTCCAGCCCTCCCCCAACTCCTGCCCACCAAAGCCCCTCCTGCCACTGCCACTTCCACCGCCTCCCCCCTCCTTAAATTACTCTCCAATGCCGACTCACATCAGGGGCAGACTACTAAGGCACCCACTAAGGCACCCGAGAAGCCTCATAACCCTGCTG GGTCCCCGGCTCGTCCATCCATAACCctcaacaagaaaacaaacttgGTGGGGAAACCCGGAGAAACAG ACAAAGTAAACAACTTTAAGCTGACCGACAAGCTGCCGATCCTGAAACCAAAAGTCCTTCCAGCGACCGCCAAGCCGACCAAACAGGAGCGGAAACAGACCACAACAACGGCCTCGCCAACACCCG ccAGTCGTCAGGAGACCTGGGAGGCCTCTGAGCTCTTCAAGTCTCAGCCGACCTCGGACCTGGACGCCTTGGGAAAGAAACGTTATGTTG CGCCTCACGTTGTCTACCAGACGGGCAAGAAGCCAGACGAGCCGTGTtccatcacctcctccctcaactACTTCCCCGAAGATGAACCCGGCGAGGCAAACGTGACGGCGCCACCCAGGTCTCCGCCCTCCAACCTCACTGTGGTGACGGTGGAGGGATGCCCATCCTTCGTCATCCTGGACTGGGAGAAGACGGATAATGACACCACCG AGTACGAAGTCATCTCCACTGCTAAAGGACCTGACGGCGAGCAGGTTTCCATCCTGACGACCAACCAGACTCACACCGCCGTGGAGAACCTCAAACCTGAGAGCAG tTACGAGTTCAAGGTGAAGCCGAAGAACGAGCTGGGTGAGGGTCCTCTCAGCGAGCCGGTGTCCTTCAACACAGAGTCCG CCGACCCGCGGGTGAGCGAGAACGTCTCAG GAAAAGACGCCATCTGGACTCAGTTCCCCTTCAAGACGGACTCGTACTCCGACTGCCACGGCAAACAGTACGTGAAGAGGACCTGGTACCGCAAGTTTGTCGGCGTCCAGCTGTGCAACTCGCTCAGGTACAAGATCTACCTGAGCGACTCGCTCAACG GTAAATTCCACAACATTGGCGATCAGACCGGCTTCGGTGAGGATCACTGTCAGTTCGTCGATTCGTTCCTGGATGGAAGAACCGGCAAGCAGCTGAGAGCCGACCAGCTGCCGTCCAGACCCG GTTTCTACCGAGCCGTCCGTCAGGAGCCCGTCCACTTCGGCCAGATCGGAGGACACTCCCACGTCAGCTACGTCTCATGGTACGAGTGCGGGACGCCCATCCCCGGCAAATGGTGA
- the abi3bpb gene encoding ABI family, member 3 (NESH) binding protein b isoform X14, with the protein MAGITLLLRVLVLLLGGTILLDGIPAQRIRVRRQNMKVRINATGDTIVMKFVRPSPDVKLEGYILGYGSSMFSKQFIQLPENGQPYETEMDAEPKYLVAVQPIPVNDVKKHCTGKVNLEKPLHLVIGSVSPTAVLLSWGNYLKTPYEGDVMNECLEDGFYTIRYRERNRKWIYQTCPTSDTVIDNLKPNTPYEFGVRSNKDDRGGMWSKPVIHNTNMGNKNAQKPYKLRNPLAKPLKPLGPHALFPPRLALHNRTRGSLLKNPAFPGAPRTSFVNGQHHRGLSPPKPALWSRPRLVNNSLLEDKKSAFPDVFGRSSPTTRERFYGSPARPSITLNKKTNLVGKPGETDKVNNFKLTDKLPILKPKVLPATAKPTKQERKQTTTTASPTPASRQETWEASELFKSQPTSDLDALGKKRYVAPHVVYQTGKKPDEPCSITSSLNYFPEDEPGEANVTAPPRSPPSNLTVVTVEGCPSFVILDWEKTDNDTTEYEVISTAKGPDGEQVSILTTNQTHTAVENLKPESSYEFKVKPKNELGEGPLSEPVSFNTESADPRVSENVSGKDAIWTQFPFKTDSYSDCHGKQYVKRTWYRKFVGVQLCNSLRYKIYLSDSLNGKFHNIGDQTGFGEDHCQFVDSFLDGRTGKQLRADQLPSRPGFYRAVRQEPVHFGQIGGHSHVSYVSWYECGTPIPGKW; encoded by the exons ATGGCGGGCatcactctcctcctccgaGTCCTCGTGCTGCTGCTCGGAGGGACCATTCTGCTCGACGGCATCCCGGCACAGAGGATCCGAG taCGACGTCAGAACATGAAGGTTCGGATCAACGCCACCGGCGACACCATCGTGATGAAGTTTGTGCGTCCGAGTCCGGACGTGAAGCTGGAGGGTTACATCCTGGGCTACGGCAGCAGCATGTTCTCCAAACAGTTCATCCAGCTGCCCGAGAACGGACAGCCGTACGAGACCGAGATGG ACGCTGAGCCCAAGTACCTGGTGGCCGTCCAGCCGATCCCCGTCAACGACGTGAAGAAGCACTGCACAG GGAAGGTGAACCTGGAGAAGCCGCTGCACCTGGTGATCGGCTCCGTCAGCCCCACCGCCGTGCTGCTGTCCTGGGGAAACTACCTGAAGACGCCCTACGAGGGCGACGTCATGAACGAGTGCCTGGAGGACGG GTTCTACACCATCCGCTACAgggagaggaacaggaagtggatcTATCAGACCTGCCCGACCAGCGACACCGTCATCGACAACCTCAAACCCAACACGCCCTACGAGTTCGGCGTCCGGTCCAACAAGGACGACCGCGGCGGCATGTGGAGCAAACCAGTCATCCACAACACCAACATGGGCA ATAAGAACGCACAGAAGCCGTACAAGCTGCGTAATCCTCTCGCCAAGCCGCTG AAGCCTCTGGGCCCTCACGCTCTGTTCCCTCCTCGTCTCG CTCTGCACAACAGGACTCGAGGTTCTCTGCTCAAAAACCCGGCTTTCCCCGGAGCTCCTCGCACTTCCTTCG TAAACGGACAGCACCACCGGGGCCTCTCCCCACCTAAACCCGCCTTATGGTCCCGACCTCGACTGG TGAACAACTCGTTACTGGAGGACAAGAAGTCTGCATTCCCTGATGTGTTCGGCCGATCGAGTCCCACCACCAGAGAGCGGTTTTATG GGTCCCCGGCTCGTCCATCCATAACCctcaacaagaaaacaaacttgGTGGGGAAACCCGGAGAAACAG ACAAAGTAAACAACTTTAAGCTGACCGACAAGCTGCCGATCCTGAAACCAAAAGTCCTTCCAGCGACCGCCAAGCCGACCAAACAGGAGCGGAAACAGACCACAACAACGGCCTCGCCAACACCCG ccAGTCGTCAGGAGACCTGGGAGGCCTCTGAGCTCTTCAAGTCTCAGCCGACCTCGGACCTGGACGCCTTGGGAAAGAAACGTTATGTTG CGCCTCACGTTGTCTACCAGACGGGCAAGAAGCCAGACGAGCCGTGTtccatcacctcctccctcaactACTTCCCCGAAGATGAACCCGGCGAGGCAAACGTGACGGCGCCACCCAGGTCTCCGCCCTCCAACCTCACTGTGGTGACGGTGGAGGGATGCCCATCCTTCGTCATCCTGGACTGGGAGAAGACGGATAATGACACCACCG AGTACGAAGTCATCTCCACTGCTAAAGGACCTGACGGCGAGCAGGTTTCCATCCTGACGACCAACCAGACTCACACCGCCGTGGAGAACCTCAAACCTGAGAGCAG tTACGAGTTCAAGGTGAAGCCGAAGAACGAGCTGGGTGAGGGTCCTCTCAGCGAGCCGGTGTCCTTCAACACAGAGTCCG CCGACCCGCGGGTGAGCGAGAACGTCTCAG GAAAAGACGCCATCTGGACTCAGTTCCCCTTCAAGACGGACTCGTACTCCGACTGCCACGGCAAACAGTACGTGAAGAGGACCTGGTACCGCAAGTTTGTCGGCGTCCAGCTGTGCAACTCGCTCAGGTACAAGATCTACCTGAGCGACTCGCTCAACG GTAAATTCCACAACATTGGCGATCAGACCGGCTTCGGTGAGGATCACTGTCAGTTCGTCGATTCGTTCCTGGATGGAAGAACCGGCAAGCAGCTGAGAGCCGACCAGCTGCCGTCCAGACCCG GTTTCTACCGAGCCGTCCGTCAGGAGCCCGTCCACTTCGGCCAGATCGGAGGACACTCCCACGTCAGCTACGTCTCATGGTACGAGTGCGGGACGCCCATCCCCGGCAAATGGTGA